A section of the Pseudorasbora parva isolate DD20220531a chromosome 2, ASM2467924v1, whole genome shotgun sequence genome encodes:
- the ubtf gene encoding nucleolar transcription factor 1 isoform X1, translating into MNGEMDSSAKEIVWEQDDLLKLLDSMKVNLPDKDLSKYKTSESHLDWEKVAFNSYSGEMCKQKWLEVSREIRKFRTLSELILDAQDYVKNPYKGKKLKKHPDFPKKPLTPYFRFFMEKRAKYAKLHPEMSNLDLTKILSKKYKELPERKKEKYVKDFLREKESFMLSMMKFRKDHPDLLENVNKKSNVPEKPKTPQQLWYSHEKKAFLKAHPDATTKDIKDNLGKQWPQLADKKRMKWIMKSLEQHKLYEETMREFIQQHPELNITEVDIVKSTLTKAERQLKDKFDGRPDKPPSNGYSMFCAELMSSMKDVPSTERMVMCSQRWKVLKQSEKDAYQKRCEQKKKEYEVEMNRYLLSISEEEQQRILSEQKMGSFKRVGGAGSPASKKKSASAKSAEKPKPPVSAMFIFSEEKRPKLQQERPDLSDMELTRLLARMWNELSDKKKEKYKTLEMTLKADSEKQSKEDKGKLPETPKTAQEIWQQSVIGDYLARFKNDRGKAQKAMEATWNTMEKKEKIMWIKKAAEDQKRYERELSEMRSPAPVFIPGKKMKFDGEPKKPPSNGYQKFSQEMLSNGELNHLPMKERMGEIGGRWQRLPQKDKDRYKRMAEEKQRQYKGLLEQWLASLSSQERAVYKEYNSLKRRSTFKPGGTPAKVKPKAKGSDDEEDDDDDDDDDDDDEEKESDDGSSSDDDSDDDDDDDDDEDDKSRLIRPGNISPVFNCPILNEDIEDEEVEDKENKSESSSSASSSDSSGSDSD; encoded by the exons ATGAATGGAGAAATGGACTCCTCTGCTAAAGAGATCG TTTGGGAGCAGGATGACCTGTTGAAACTGTTGGATTCCATGAAGGTGAACCTTCCAGATAAGGATCTGTCCAAGTACAAGACGTCCGAGTCCCATTTGGACTGGGAGAAAGTGGCTTTCAACTCATACTCTGGGGAGATGTGCAAACAGAAATGGCTGGAAGTTTCACGTGAG ATACGCAAATTCCGCACCCTCTCTGAGCTGATCTTGGATGCACAGGACTACGTCAAAAATCCATACAAAGGAAAGAAGCTGAAG AAACACCCAGACTTCCCCAAAAAGCCTTTGACACCGTATTTCCGTTTCTTTATGGAGAAGCGGGCCAAGTATGCTAAACTGCATCCAGAGATGAGCAACCTAGATCTCACAAAGATCCTGTCCAAAAAATACAAGGAGCTCCCAGAGCGTAAAAAA GAGAAATACGTGAAAGACTTTCTCAGAGAAAAGGAGTCTTTCATGCTCAGCATGATGAAGTTCAG GAAGGATCATCCTGACCTTCTAGAGAACGTTAACAAGAAATCCAATGTTCCAGAGAAGCCCAAGACTCCCCAGCAACTGTGGTACAGCCACGAAAAGAAGGCCTTTCTCAAAGCTCACCCAGAT GCCACCACCAAAGACATCAAGGATAATCTTGGAAAGCAGTGGCCACAGCTTGCAGACAAAAAGAGGATGAAGTGGATCATGAAGTCTCTTGAGCAGCACAAACTGTATGAG GAGACGATGCGCGAGTTTATCCAGCAGCACCCAGAGCTGAACATCACGGAGGTGGACATCGTCAAATCCACTCTAACCAAAGCAGAGAGACAGCTCAAAGACAAGTTTGATGGCCGGCCTGACAAACCACCTTC TAATGGTTACTCAATGTTCTGTGCTGAGCTGATGTCCAGTATGAAAGACGTTCCCAGTACAGAGCGTATGGTCATGTGCAGCCAGCGCTGGAAAGTCCTTAAACAGAGCGAGAAAGATGCTTACCAAAAGCGCTGTGAACAG aaaaagaaagaatatGAAGTTGAGATGAATCGCTACTTATTA AGTATCTCAGAGGAGGAACAGCAGAGAATACTGTCAGAACAGAAGATGGGCAGCTTTAAAAGGGTAGGTGGTGCCGGCAGCCCCGCTTCCAAAAAGAAGAGCGCATCAGCAAAG TCTGCAGAGAAGCCCAAGCCCCCTGTGTCTGCAATGTTCATTTTCTCAGAGGAGAAGCGCCCAAAACTTCAACAGGAAAGGCCTGATCTTTCTGACATGGAGCTCACCAGGCTACTAGCCCGCATGTGGAACGAGCTTTCTGACAAGAAGAAG GAGAAGTATAAAACTTTGGAGATGACACTGAAGGCAGATTCTGAAAAGCAGAGCAAAGAGGACAAAGGGAAACTACCAGAAACGCCCAAAACAGCTCAGGAAATCTGGCAACAGAGCGTCATTGGAGACTATCTCGCCCGATTCAAG AATGATCGGGGCAAAGCTCAGAAAGCCATGGAGGCCACCTGGAACACCATGGAGAAGAAAGAGAAGATCATGTGGATCAAGAAGGCTGCAGAAGACCAGAAGAGATATGAA AGAGAGCTGAGTGAGATGCGATCACCTGCCCCAGTCTTCATCCCTGGGAAGAAAATGAAATTTGATGGGGAACCTAAGAAACCACCCTC GAACGGTTACCAGAAGTTCTCTCAAGAGATGCTGTCCAATGGGGAGCTGAACCATCTGCCCATGAAAGAGCGCATGGGTGAAATTGGAGGCCGCTGGCAGCGACTCCCTCAGAAAGATAAGGACCGTTACAAAAGGATGGCGGAGGAGAAACAGAGGCAGTACAAAGGTCTTCTGGAGCAGTGGCTTGCG agtttatcatcacaagagagAGCTGTGTATAAAGAATATAACTCTCTG AAACGGAGGAGCACATTTAAACCCGGTGGCACGCCTGCTAAAGTGAAACCCAAGGCTAAAGGATCG GATGATGAAGAGGATGAcgacgatgatgatgacgacgacgatgatgatgaagagaagGAGTCTGATGACGGATCATCCTCTGATGacgacagtgatgatgatgacgatgatgatgacgatgaagaTGAC aaatcgagactcatcagaccaggcaacatttcaccagtcttcaactgtccaattttg AACGAGGACATAGAGGATGAAGAGGTGGAGGATAAGGAGAATAAATCCGAAAGCAGCAGCAGTGCTTCCAGCTCTGATTCGTCGGGTTCGGACTCTGATTGA
- the ubtf gene encoding nucleolar transcription factor 1 isoform X2, whose product MNGEMDSSAKEIVWEQDDLLKLLDSMKVNLPDKDLSKYKTSESHLDWEKVAFNSYSGEMCKQKWLEVSREIRKFRTLSELILDAQDYVKNPYKGKKLKKHPDFPKKPLTPYFRFFMEKRAKYAKLHPEMSNLDLTKILSKKYKELPERKKEKYVKDFLREKESFMLSMMKFRKDHPDLLENVNKKSNVPEKPKTPQQLWYSHEKKAFLKAHPDATTKDIKDNLGKQWPQLADKKRMKWIMKSLEQHKLYEETMREFIQQHPELNITEVDIVKSTLTKAERQLKDKFDGRPDKPPSNGYSMFCAELMSSMKDVPSTERMVMCSQRWKVLKQSEKDAYQKRCEQKKKEYEVEMNRYLLSISEEEQQRILSEQKMGSFKRVGGAGSPASKKKSASAKSAEKPKPPVSAMFIFSEEKRPKLQQERPDLSDMELTRLLARMWNELSDKKKEKYKTLEMTLKADSEKQSKEDKGKLPETPKTAQEIWQQSVIGDYLARFKNDRGKAQKAMEATWNTMEKKEKIMWIKKAAEDQKRYERELSEMRSPAPVFIPGKKMKFDGEPKKPPSNGYQKFSQEMLSNGELNHLPMKERMGEIGGRWQRLPQKDKDRYKRMAEEKQRQYKGLLEQWLASLSSQERAVYKEYNSLKRRSTFKPGGTPAKVKPKAKGSDDEEDDDDDDDDDDDDEEKESDDGSSSDDDSDDDDDDDDDEDDNEDIEDEEVEDKENKSESSSSASSSDSSGSDSD is encoded by the exons ATGAATGGAGAAATGGACTCCTCTGCTAAAGAGATCG TTTGGGAGCAGGATGACCTGTTGAAACTGTTGGATTCCATGAAGGTGAACCTTCCAGATAAGGATCTGTCCAAGTACAAGACGTCCGAGTCCCATTTGGACTGGGAGAAAGTGGCTTTCAACTCATACTCTGGGGAGATGTGCAAACAGAAATGGCTGGAAGTTTCACGTGAG ATACGCAAATTCCGCACCCTCTCTGAGCTGATCTTGGATGCACAGGACTACGTCAAAAATCCATACAAAGGAAAGAAGCTGAAG AAACACCCAGACTTCCCCAAAAAGCCTTTGACACCGTATTTCCGTTTCTTTATGGAGAAGCGGGCCAAGTATGCTAAACTGCATCCAGAGATGAGCAACCTAGATCTCACAAAGATCCTGTCCAAAAAATACAAGGAGCTCCCAGAGCGTAAAAAA GAGAAATACGTGAAAGACTTTCTCAGAGAAAAGGAGTCTTTCATGCTCAGCATGATGAAGTTCAG GAAGGATCATCCTGACCTTCTAGAGAACGTTAACAAGAAATCCAATGTTCCAGAGAAGCCCAAGACTCCCCAGCAACTGTGGTACAGCCACGAAAAGAAGGCCTTTCTCAAAGCTCACCCAGAT GCCACCACCAAAGACATCAAGGATAATCTTGGAAAGCAGTGGCCACAGCTTGCAGACAAAAAGAGGATGAAGTGGATCATGAAGTCTCTTGAGCAGCACAAACTGTATGAG GAGACGATGCGCGAGTTTATCCAGCAGCACCCAGAGCTGAACATCACGGAGGTGGACATCGTCAAATCCACTCTAACCAAAGCAGAGAGACAGCTCAAAGACAAGTTTGATGGCCGGCCTGACAAACCACCTTC TAATGGTTACTCAATGTTCTGTGCTGAGCTGATGTCCAGTATGAAAGACGTTCCCAGTACAGAGCGTATGGTCATGTGCAGCCAGCGCTGGAAAGTCCTTAAACAGAGCGAGAAAGATGCTTACCAAAAGCGCTGTGAACAG aaaaagaaagaatatGAAGTTGAGATGAATCGCTACTTATTA AGTATCTCAGAGGAGGAACAGCAGAGAATACTGTCAGAACAGAAGATGGGCAGCTTTAAAAGGGTAGGTGGTGCCGGCAGCCCCGCTTCCAAAAAGAAGAGCGCATCAGCAAAG TCTGCAGAGAAGCCCAAGCCCCCTGTGTCTGCAATGTTCATTTTCTCAGAGGAGAAGCGCCCAAAACTTCAACAGGAAAGGCCTGATCTTTCTGACATGGAGCTCACCAGGCTACTAGCCCGCATGTGGAACGAGCTTTCTGACAAGAAGAAG GAGAAGTATAAAACTTTGGAGATGACACTGAAGGCAGATTCTGAAAAGCAGAGCAAAGAGGACAAAGGGAAACTACCAGAAACGCCCAAAACAGCTCAGGAAATCTGGCAACAGAGCGTCATTGGAGACTATCTCGCCCGATTCAAG AATGATCGGGGCAAAGCTCAGAAAGCCATGGAGGCCACCTGGAACACCATGGAGAAGAAAGAGAAGATCATGTGGATCAAGAAGGCTGCAGAAGACCAGAAGAGATATGAA AGAGAGCTGAGTGAGATGCGATCACCTGCCCCAGTCTTCATCCCTGGGAAGAAAATGAAATTTGATGGGGAACCTAAGAAACCACCCTC GAACGGTTACCAGAAGTTCTCTCAAGAGATGCTGTCCAATGGGGAGCTGAACCATCTGCCCATGAAAGAGCGCATGGGTGAAATTGGAGGCCGCTGGCAGCGACTCCCTCAGAAAGATAAGGACCGTTACAAAAGGATGGCGGAGGAGAAACAGAGGCAGTACAAAGGTCTTCTGGAGCAGTGGCTTGCG agtttatcatcacaagagagAGCTGTGTATAAAGAATATAACTCTCTG AAACGGAGGAGCACATTTAAACCCGGTGGCACGCCTGCTAAAGTGAAACCCAAGGCTAAAGGATCG GATGATGAAGAGGATGAcgacgatgatgatgacgacgacgatgatgatgaagagaagGAGTCTGATGACGGATCATCCTCTGATGacgacagtgatgatgatgacgatgatgatgacgatgaagaTGAC AACGAGGACATAGAGGATGAAGAGGTGGAGGATAAGGAGAATAAATCCGAAAGCAGCAGCAGTGCTTCCAGCTCTGATTCGTCGGGTTCGGACTCTGATTGA